The DNA sequence GATCTGCCGTTAATAGTCCGATATCTGTATAGAACCTTGCAGTAATATCATTATAGTTACCGGTTCCAAGGTGAACATACCTTTTGATACCATCTTCCTCGGACCTTACCACCAAAAGCATTTTACAGTGAGTCTTCAATCCCACAAGTCCGTAGATTACATGGCATCCAGCCATTTCCAGACGTTTTGCCCATATAATATTATTCTGTTCATCAAAGCGGGCTTTCAACTCCACAAGCACTGTTACCTGTTTGCCGTTCTCTGCAGCCTGTGCAAGAGCCTCAACTATCGGTGAATTCCCGCTTACCCTGTACAGGGTTTGCTTGATTGCCAGGACTTTAGGGTCGTATGCAGCACATCGTACCAGTTCTACTACAGGGTCAAAGGATTGATACGGGTGGTGCAGCAGGATATCCTTCCCTGAAATCGCACTGAAGATATCATCTTTGTCGGCAAGTTCCGGCACAGGCTGGGGTTGATACGTAGAATATCTTAAGTGGTCATACTCAGGTAAGGAGCTTATTTTCATCAAAAAAGTAAGGTCTAGGGGTCCGTTTATTTTATATACATTCCCGACAGGTACCTCAAATTCTTCCTTAAGTATGCTCAGTAAATTTTCATCCATTTCTTTCTCAATCTCAAGACGTATTACCATACCCCATTTTCTTTTCTTGATAAATTCCTGAATTGCTTCAAGAAGGTCTTCCGCATCCTCCTCATCCAGTCCCTGGTCGGTATTTCTTGTAACCCTGTAGCACGCAATAGTTATCACCTTATGCCCTGTAAACAGAGTATCTATATTCATTTTCACAATATCCTCCAGAAATACAAAGCAGTCCTTGGAATTTTCTGACGGAACTCTTACCAGTCTGTCAAGTACCGAGGGTACTTGTACCATTCCGAAAATAATATCGTCCTCACCCTCTTCATCCTCATTCTCAAGAAGCAGGGCGATATTGAGACTCTTATTCAGAACCAGAGGAAACGGTCTGCTTCTGTCTACAACTACAGGTGTCAATACCGGATAAACCATTTCCTTATAGTACTTATCAAGGTATGCTCTTTGCCTGTCATCGAGATCCTTTTCCTTCAGAAAAAGAATCCCCTCCTTCTTCAATTTTGGTATCAGCGATCTGTTATAGCAATTATACTGGTCATTTACCATCTTCTGTGCCCTTTGAGCTATATGACCTATCTGTTCGTTTGGAAGCATACCGGAAGGGTCAGGCTCGTTGAAGGATGCCCTCATCTGATCGTACAGAGATGCTACTCTGACCATGAAAAACTCGTCCAGATTCGAGCTGACTATGGATAGAAACTTCAATCTTTCAAGTATCGGATTTTCATTATTATTTTCACTTGCTTCCAGAAGCACTCTTTCGTTGAATTCAAGCCAGCTTAATTCCCTGTTAAAGTAATTCTTACTTATCTTGTTATCACTTTTACTCATACTATCATCTCCTTTGCTTCAGAACGGGCCTATACCCCATAACTTCTTCAAAAAAAGTAACGTTTACCGCAAAATTCCATTCTTCAAGAAGCATATCCTCGGAAGACCACGCATTGAAATGAATTTCCTTTTCCGACGTGAGAACATCCACCTTTTTTATTTTCCGCTTATGAGAAATATCCAGGGCTTCAGCAATCCTTAGTATGGCAGCAAGCTTTGACACTATTATCTGATCCGCATCGTCCAGTATCCTGTAGTTCTCGTCTGTAGGCTTCGGTATGTCATGGCTGTGATACCTGGCAATATTGGCTACCAGGCTGAGCTCCCTGTCAGAAAACCCCATGATATCCTGAAAACGTATTATATTATAGGAGTGTATATCATGGCCGCTCAGGTTTACATACTTACCTATATCGTGCAGTATTGAGGCAGCTCTTAAATACAGCCGCTCTCTTTCTCCAAGCCTGTGTATCTTTTTCATCTGGTCATATATTGAAAGGGCATGCTTTTCGATATATTTGCAGTGCTCTTTATCAATAAAATATTTAGCACCTATGTGCCAGACGGAATTAATAATATCTTCGACCGCTTCCCGCCTTCCCGGCGTATCGAGCCACTCATCGACCATATCAGCAAGGAGTCCGTGCCTCAAAGATCCCATAGGTGCATTTATTCCTTCTGCTTTTGTCATTTTTAGCAGGCTGTTGAACAGGATAACCGATGGCAAGAATATTTCTGCCTGATTTCTTGTGAACCCAAACTCCTTGATCAATTGTGAAGTAGTCAAATTACGCACTTTCAGATACAATTTCTTCAGAGCTTCCTTATTTATATAGTTATTCCCCGGATTTTCACCTGTGTCAGGACATAGATCTATAATTGTTTTCAGTTCCCCTCCCAAACCTATAAAACTGTTAATATTCATTTCTGACAAAAGGGGTTTTAAAAAGTCAAATCTGCTCTCTATAAACTCTTCCATTACCTGAGGAAAGTCCAGTGTTTTCTTTTCAAGTTCTGCCAGAATCTCCCTCAAACGCAGAGATCCTACTTTTATATACTCGGTAAATCTAAGGCTTCCCTTGCTGTATACGGACATCTCGACTCCGCCGGAGCCTATATCCACCATTAGCGTTCCCTTTTCATTTGCCGATTTCAGGTTGTTGATCAGTCCCCTTACTGCCTTATACATAAGAAAACGTGCCTGAGCATTGTTAATAACCTCTACTTCCAGGCCTGATCTTACTCTTACCTGTTCAAGTACATACTCTCTGTTTTCAGCCTCTCTAATCCCGCTTGTGCTTGCCGCACGGTAGTTTTTTATTTTGTATTGCTTCATTATACTGTAAAAACCTGAGAGTGTATCACATAATTCATGTATGGATGATACCTGTATCCTACCAATAGCAAAAGTATCTCTACCGATATGTGTCGGTTTATACAAGTCCTCCAGGAATGTTACCTTTCCATCCCGTGTTACCTGTGCTATAACCATTCTTATTGCATTTGAACCTACATCAATTGCTGCAATAGTTTCAAAATTATGTTTTGGCATACCTTTGCTCCCCTTTGATAAAGAACCTCATGTTCAAATCGAAAACTTTACTGCCTGATAAAAGTTCATACTCAGCTTGCATCTAATCAAATTATAACATTTTATTATGTCAATCTGAACACATAAAGTAGAAATTAACAAATATTATCAATCTCTGCTTTTTTGAATATTATGATACTAAGAGGTTTTACAAGAAAGCAGGTAATATTAATTATGAGTTTGTCAGACTCAAATCCTCCTAGTTTTTTAGATAAGTTAAGAAATGATTCCGGAGTAGACGAGTGTAAAAAATTCTTTAGCAGTCTGGTACGGAAGAATACAAGAAAATCATTACGCCTCATAAACGATGAGCAGCTAAACTTCTCAACGCTTTTCGCACTTCAACCGGTTATAAGAAAGCACGGTCTTTACCGCTACTTGACAGTCAGAAACAAAAATGCCCTCAATATTGCTTCTCAAATACGGGCTGTAAAAAATGGCAGTGAACAAAACAAAGCACGCAGTCCAATGCCAATGACCCATTATGAACTGAAGTGGATGCTGGAGACAGGATACAGGGATGACGGTTTAAGCAATGAATACGGTGAGGTGCTTGATTCTGTTTCAATACTGCTTGCCAGGCAATATAAGGATAAAGCAGCTCTGAATATAATAGCTGAAATGCTGTTCAACAGGTATAGAAACAAAGCTTTTATTTACGATCTGGCGTGGGGCTTGCTTGAATCATCCAACCCGGATTGTCTGGTTTTAATAGCAGAAAGGCTGAATTCAGATGTCTCCTCTGATGTGGAACTTGCAAGAAAGCTCCTTAGCTTCATACCATGTATGAATTCAAATACCGCAAGAGAAAATAAAAAGCTGTATCAGGCCGTTTCAAGCTGGATACATGAAAACTACCCGTTCCTTTATTATACAGGTGAAGGATTTCAACAAACCAGCAATCCTGTGCCATATGCCGTTTCCTATGAGGCTAAATACCTTTGTAGGCCTGTATATCCCGAATCAGGCAAAATAAAGGATCCGCTGGGAGAAAACGAAAATAAACTTCTGAGTGATATTAAGGATCTGGATAGCACTAAAAAGTCATTACTGGCAAATTATTCGTATAGGCTATATTGTCAAAACATATACTGGTGGAATAAATGGCTGACCTATCCCGTTGCTGAACAGGTAAGAATTGCAGAAACGATGACAGGAGGATTGCCATGATAAGTATTTACGGCAGCATTATTGACTTTGATACTTTTACAAATAAGCATCAGCTTGCTGGTTTGAAAAGAAAAATTATTGAAATATTATACTCAAGCAGAGAGGTATACAGGTATGACAGCGAAAACCAGTTACTATTCGAACTATCTTTGAGGAAAAACATTATAGATGCTTCCTTGGCACTCTACCGGAGCAGGTTTTCTTTTAAGGTTTTCCGCAAATCCGTATGCAATGAGGATTATTGGATACGTACAGAAGAAGGCGGTTTTTTGCTAAAAGATAATGCAGCACCCTACGACGCAATACGCGATATTTATACAAACAGCTTCAGATACGGCACCGAGTGCTCAACAGCAATAGTCATCATCTATTATGGAGCACTGGCAAACCTTTTTCCGAGTGGACTTTTTAACGACTTTTTCCCCAAAATCTACCTTATGAACTGGCAGCACCTTGATAACCGTTTGGGAGTTACACATCAAAGAAAAGTCATTGATTATCTGCCCGGTGACTGCAGATATTTTAAAAATCCTGATGTAGATCCTCTTACCCCGGAGTGGCAGGGAGAAAATGCTATAGATTTGGGTGACGGTACATATTATGGACATGGAATAGGTATAAAAACTGTAGATGGAATAATAGAAGCCCTGAACAGACATCGAAAGGAAGGTTCTGAAACACCGGCATATTTAGTGGACTCTGCCACACGTCTGAATATGAGATATCTGGCAAATGTATACAACAGTACTGTATTACCTGTTCAAGCGGGTATATAAAAAGGGACTGCTCCATTTTCAGGAGCAGTCCCTTTAGTATTTTAAAGCTTCTCAATATTCTTTCCTGAAGCCTTTCTCATATCAAGCCCTGCCTTATCAAGCATTGCTTTAACTTTTTCATACTCCAAAGGCCTCTTTATCTTAAGTGTTGTGGTTTTTATCAAATCTTCTTCCGAAATAACAAAATAGCGTATGATTTTGTACTGGGGAATAGTCTTGTTTATGTCTCTGATAGCTGCATCAAATACCGATGCAAGTTCTTTGTCCGCAGGTATGCTTCCCCTCTCGTCTGCCAATTTTTCCTTGTCCACAACCAGCTTTGCACATATCTGGATATCACCGTCAGGAGCGACATTCCCCCATACAAAGGAATCCTTTACTCCAGGTATGTTATTAAGCAGCACTTCATATTCTTCAGGGAATGCTTTTTTTCCGTTTGTCAAAACGATCATTGACTTGGCACGGCCGGTTATCCTTATAAATCCGTCTTCATCAATGGTACCCAGGTCTCCGGTCCTGAGCCAGCCGTCAGCGGTAATTGTTTCAGCTGTGGCATCGGGATCCTCATAGTACCCCAGCATTATATTTCTTCCACGGGTGATTATTTCTCCCATTCCATTTTCATCGGGTGAATCAACCGCTACCTCTATACCAGCCATCGGATATCCTATAGTCCCCGGAACATTTACAAAATCGTTATTGGCTGCTACCACCGGAGAAGCTTCCGTAAGTCCGTAACCCTGCAACAGCCTAAAACCTATCCTATCAAAGCCTACAACCACCTCTGTATCTAATGGCGCAGCTCCTGATACCGCCAGTCTCAAGCCCGGTCCAAGCTGATCAAACACACTCTTGAACAGCTTTCTTCTTATATCAATTCCGATTGAACGCAATAAGTCCGATACTTTTATTAATAATGCAAACAATTTCTCCTTGCCGGATTTTTTTATTCCATCCTGTAGTTTTCTGTACATAGCTTCAAATATAGCCGGAACAGCTACCAATACAGTAACGTTATACTCACGAAGATTTTGTG is a window from the Clostridia bacterium genome containing:
- a CDS encoding AMP-binding protein, which produces MKKGVNITDKDGRRVVEGTGYYEPRKVNDLRELVKGSADRYGNTTAFKFKDKDGRITGKTFMEFDREIDCLGTALISIGLKDTRISVISENRYEWGVCYFSVINGTGIAVPMDKYLPQNEVENLIGRGKVEAIFYSPAYHNMMLEIEKKNDRIKYFICMENLVEVPENASKFLSVPELIRKGKEMLDAGDKSFTDIQIDKEKMHVLLFTSGTTSTSKGVMLSHSNLASNVTAVSTIIAIGPGDVHLSLLPLHHTFENTIGLMFMVHSGVCIAYCDGIRHIAQNLREYNVTVLVAVPAIFEAMYRKLQDGIKKSGKEKLFALLIKVSDLLRSIGIDIRRKLFKSVFDQLGPGLRLAVSGAAPLDTEVVVGFDRIGFRLLQGYGLTEASPVVAANNDFVNVPGTIGYPMAGIEVAVDSPDENGMGEIITRGRNIMLGYYEDPDATAETITADGWLRTGDLGTIDEDGFIRITGRAKSMIVLTNGKKAFPEEYEVLLNNIPGVKDSFVWGNVAPDGDIQICAKLVVDKEKLADERGSIPADKELASVFDAAIRDINKTIPQYKIIRYFVISEEDLIKTTTLKIKRPLEYEKVKAMLDKAGLDMRKASGKNIEKL
- a CDS encoding HD domain-containing protein → MPKHNFETIAAIDVGSNAIRMVIAQVTRDGKVTFLEDLYKPTHIGRDTFAIGRIQVSSIHELCDTLSGFYSIMKQYKIKNYRAASTSGIREAENREYVLEQVRVRSGLEVEVINNAQARFLMYKAVRGLINNLKSANEKGTLMVDIGSGGVEMSVYSKGSLRFTEYIKVGSLRLREILAELEKKTLDFPQVMEEFIESRFDFLKPLLSEMNINSFIGLGGELKTIIDLCPDTGENPGNNYINKEALKKLYLKVRNLTTSQLIKEFGFTRNQAEIFLPSVILFNSLLKMTKAEGINAPMGSLRHGLLADMVDEWLDTPGRREAVEDIINSVWHIGAKYFIDKEHCKYIEKHALSIYDQMKKIHRLGERERLYLRAASILHDIGKYVNLSGHDIHSYNIIRFQDIMGFSDRELSLVANIARYHSHDIPKPTDENYRILDDADQIIVSKLAAILRIAEALDISHKRKIKKVDVLTSEKEIHFNAWSSEDMLLEEWNFAVNVTFFEEVMGYRPVLKQRR
- a CDS encoding RNA degradosome polyphosphate kinase; translated protein: MSKSDNKISKNYFNRELSWLEFNERVLLEASENNNENPILERLKFLSIVSSNLDEFFMVRVASLYDQMRASFNEPDPSGMLPNEQIGHIAQRAQKMVNDQYNCYNRSLIPKLKKEGILFLKEKDLDDRQRAYLDKYYKEMVYPVLTPVVVDRSRPFPLVLNKSLNIALLLENEDEEGEDDIIFGMVQVPSVLDRLVRVPSENSKDCFVFLEDIVKMNIDTLFTGHKVITIACYRVTRNTDQGLDEEDAEDLLEAIQEFIKKRKWGMVIRLEIEKEMDENLLSILKEEFEVPVGNVYKINGPLDLTFLMKISSLPEYDHLRYSTYQPQPVPELADKDDIFSAISGKDILLHHPYQSFDPVVELVRCAAYDPKVLAIKQTLYRVSGNSPIVEALAQAAENGKQVTVLVELKARFDEQNNIIWAKRLEMAGCHVIYGLVGLKTHCKMLLVVRSEEDGIKRYVHLGTGNYNDITARFYTDIGLLTADPYIGADTSAIFNMLSGYSRLSSMYKLDVAPVNLRNRFASLIKREAENARNGKGSRIIAKINSLVDDKIIKELYKASCAGVKIDLIVRGICCLKPGVKGLSENITVRSIVGRFLEHSRIFYFYNDGDELMLLSSSDWMGRNLDRRVELLFPLEDRNVFKTVKDILDVYMKDNVKARILDMDGNYRKVQKRGKKPLNSQEYFCEQAVKATQILTREKNSFKDLV
- a CDS encoding protein-glutamine gamma-glutamyltransferase, yielding MISIYGSIIDFDTFTNKHQLAGLKRKIIEILYSSREVYRYDSENQLLFELSLRKNIIDASLALYRSRFSFKVFRKSVCNEDYWIRTEEGGFLLKDNAAPYDAIRDIYTNSFRYGTECSTAIVIIYYGALANLFPSGLFNDFFPKIYLMNWQHLDNRLGVTHQRKVIDYLPGDCRYFKNPDVDPLTPEWQGENAIDLGDGTYYGHGIGIKTVDGIIEALNRHRKEGSETPAYLVDSATRLNMRYLANVYNSTVLPVQAGI